One window of Cohnella hashimotonis genomic DNA carries:
- a CDS encoding glycosyltransferase, which translates to MKVAVLTMFNGLSPTYSLVQVAELQLRMLLDAGIDVRLLVSEDCPRSERYGAYLDERLAWVPVVNRHDGAVIHWRDYTQATGRTHDRFDAETETIAADFVRKLEGADVCIMHDILYQGWHLVHNVAIRKAQLALPDVRFLSMVHSAPAPRPLRATWPFSARYKPMPRTLHLYPTASGIPALARQYGVSESDCRVMPNGLDPLAYASPDTKRLAAATDLLSPDVLMVCPGRLTPAKRFDKAAALAGALSAISGLRVKLVCCDFPAMDAEPSAYKQTIRLAADRVFAALREESRTERGADGEAGDSDCSPENDASASGMTSGPPAGKTTPAAGAEVAFTSDLGWPDGYPHRSVMDLFGLANLFVCPSYSESFGLVVLEAASRGNLLVLNEAVPALAELGGQLGAYMMRWDARNFGFDTAEAYNPSEEAYLFEHARRIAGHLADNPVLRAKAAARQRYSPRAIWEERLWPLLAEIGSIRAYE; encoded by the coding sequence ATGAAGGTTGCCGTGCTCACGATGTTCAACGGCCTGTCCCCGACCTACTCGCTCGTCCAGGTCGCGGAGCTTCAGCTTCGTATGCTGCTGGACGCGGGCATCGACGTGCGGCTGCTCGTCTCCGAAGATTGTCCCCGCTCCGAGCGGTACGGCGCCTATCTGGACGAGCGACTTGCCTGGGTTCCGGTCGTGAACCGGCATGACGGCGCGGTCATTCACTGGCGGGATTATACGCAGGCGACCGGGCGTACGCACGATCGCTTCGATGCCGAGACGGAGACGATCGCCGCCGACTTCGTCCGCAAGCTGGAAGGCGCGGACGTCTGCATCATGCACGACATCCTGTATCAAGGATGGCATCTCGTACACAACGTGGCCATTCGCAAAGCCCAGCTGGCGCTGCCGGACGTCCGGTTTCTGTCGATGGTCCACTCCGCTCCCGCTCCCCGGCCGCTCCGCGCGACTTGGCCATTCTCCGCACGTTACAAGCCGATGCCGCGTACCCTCCATCTCTATCCGACGGCATCCGGCATCCCCGCGCTCGCCCGTCAGTACGGCGTCTCCGAATCGGACTGCAGGGTCATGCCCAACGGGCTCGATCCGCTCGCCTACGCATCGCCGGATACGAAACGGCTCGCCGCCGCCACCGATCTGCTGAGCCCCGACGTGCTGATGGTCTGTCCGGGCAGGCTGACGCCGGCCAAGCGCTTCGACAAGGCGGCCGCGCTCGCCGGCGCGCTATCTGCGATCTCGGGTCTGCGCGTCAAGCTCGTCTGCTGCGACTTTCCGGCGATGGACGCCGAACCATCCGCCTACAAGCAGACAATTCGCTTGGCGGCGGACCGTGTCTTCGCAGCTCTTCGCGAGGAGTCGCGCACGGAGCGTGGGGCGGACGGCGAGGCAGGCGACAGCGACTGCTCCCCAGAGAACGACGCGTCCGCCTCCGGGATGACATCCGGTCCGCCTGCAGGCAAGACGACGCCGGCAGCAGGTGCCGAAGTGGCGTTCACGTCGGATCTCGGCTGGCCCGACGGCTATCCCCATCGCAGCGTCATGGATTTGTTCGGACTTGCCAATCTATTCGTCTGTCCATCCTACTCCGAATCGTTCGGCCTTGTCGTGCTCGAAGCGGCCAGCCGCGGCAATCTGCTCGTGCTGAACGAAGCGGTTCCTGCGCTCGCAGAGCTGGGAGGGCAGCTTGGCGCGTATATGATGCGTTGGGACGCGCGCAACTTCGGCTTCGACACGGCGGAAGCCTATAATCCTTCCGAGGAAGCGTACCTGTTCGAGCATGCGCGGAGAATCGCCGGACATCTCGCCGACAACCCCGTGCTGCGCGCCAAGGCTGCCGCCAGGCAGCGCTACAGTCCGCGCGCGATTTGGGAGGAGCGGCTGTGGCCGCTGCTCGCGGAGATCGGGTCGATTCGGGCATACGAATAG
- a CDS encoding ABC transporter substrate-binding protein: MRHRRIGGPFFKTAMLAALLALPLSGCMTRSAGGDQPTRDSRAVNLIYYTIGNPDPDLKRVNEKINEVTSKKIGVTITYIKVGWQEYNDRLHTLISTGSPFDIAFATDYAGFVQRGAWLKLDEALAGPGREMYEAIDPVLWEGVRMEDGGIYGVPTNKELAVRMQWMYPESLVRKYGIDIAKYGTLESLAPLLEMISDKEPDYQPMELDKDSQNFFALDGYEYVTDKPLPLMVRSLDPKAPVVGIFETEEARRVLDTLRAYYLKGYINEDAALREGQNLKRGERVFWKPAGGAVRWLRTAGARIAATRLSPIPCRRP, from the coding sequence ATGCGACATCGGCGAATCGGGGGACCGTTCTTCAAGACGGCCATGCTGGCCGCGCTGCTGGCGCTGCCGCTGTCGGGCTGCATGACCCGATCGGCCGGGGGCGATCAGCCGACGCGCGACAGCCGTGCCGTGAATTTGATCTACTATACGATCGGCAATCCCGATCCCGACCTGAAGCGGGTCAACGAGAAGATCAATGAAGTGACGTCCAAAAAAATCGGGGTCACGATTACTTATATCAAAGTAGGCTGGCAGGAATACAATGACCGGCTCCATACGCTGATCTCGACGGGCTCGCCGTTCGATATCGCGTTCGCCACCGATTATGCGGGCTTCGTGCAGCGGGGCGCCTGGCTCAAGCTGGATGAAGCGCTGGCCGGGCCCGGCCGGGAAATGTACGAAGCGATCGACCCCGTGCTGTGGGAGGGCGTCCGCATGGAGGACGGCGGGATCTACGGCGTGCCGACGAACAAGGAGCTCGCGGTCCGGATGCAGTGGATGTACCCGGAGTCGCTCGTGCGAAAGTACGGCATCGATATCGCCAAGTACGGTACGCTCGAGTCGCTGGCGCCGCTGCTCGAGATGATTAGCGACAAGGAGCCCGACTATCAGCCGATGGAGCTGGATAAGGATTCGCAAAATTTTTTCGCGCTGGACGGCTACGAGTACGTGACCGACAAGCCGCTGCCGCTCATGGTCCGATCGCTCGATCCGAAGGCGCCGGTGGTAGGCATATTCGAGACGGAGGAAGCCAGGCGCGTGCTGGACACGCTCCGTGCCTATTATCTCAAAGGCTACATTAACGAGGATGCGGCCTTGCGGGAGGGGCAGAACCTGAAGCGGGGAGAACGGGTATTCTGGAAGCCCGCGGGGGGGGCGGTCCGCTGGCTGAGAACAGCTGGAGCAAGGATCGCGGCTACGAGGTTGTCGCCCATCCCGTGTCGCCGCCCCTGA
- a CDS encoding carbohydrate ABC transporter permease, translating into MASFYRKWRSKMEFGLFTLPVLICVAVAFYIPFVMTVRYSLTKWNGISKHPKFIGLDNFKQIFTGDANFTNAAWFTVKYAVLYIVLINVLAILLALVLDAKLKSKTWLRAAFFIPYILSLVIVGFIWKFIFMQGFESLGNSTGWHIFKMSWLGEPGLAFISVLFVSIWQSIGFYLVIYIAGLQSVPGDLKEAAVVDGAGPVRRFFSVTLPLLAPSITIAVFMALTNSIKVFDVILSLTGGGPGGTTYSVAYDIYRDTFTNNLYGYGTAKALILFVAVLIITVIQLTIFKRREVEA; encoded by the coding sequence ATGGCCTCGTTTTACCGCAAATGGCGCTCCAAGATGGAATTCGGCCTCTTCACGCTGCCCGTTCTGATCTGCGTGGCCGTCGCCTTTTACATTCCGTTCGTCATGACCGTCCGCTACTCGCTGACCAAGTGGAACGGCATTTCCAAGCATCCGAAGTTCATCGGATTGGACAACTTCAAGCAGATCTTCACCGGCGACGCCAACTTTACGAACGCGGCCTGGTTCACGGTCAAATACGCCGTGCTCTATATCGTGCTCATCAACGTGCTGGCCATCCTGCTGGCGCTCGTCCTCGATGCGAAGCTCAAGTCGAAGACCTGGCTGCGGGCAGCCTTTTTCATCCCGTACATTCTCAGCCTCGTCATCGTCGGCTTCATCTGGAAGTTCATCTTCATGCAAGGCTTCGAGTCGCTCGGCAACAGCACGGGCTGGCATATTTTCAAAATGAGCTGGCTCGGGGAGCCGGGACTCGCCTTCATCTCCGTCCTGTTCGTCTCGATCTGGCAGTCGATCGGCTTTTATTTAGTCATCTACATCGCCGGCTTGCAGTCCGTGCCGGGCGATCTGAAGGAAGCCGCCGTCGTGGACGGCGCCGGACCCGTCCGCCGCTTCTTCAGCGTCACGCTGCCGCTGCTCGCGCCGTCGATCACGATCGCCGTCTTCATGGCGCTGACCAACTCGATCAAGGTGTTCGACGTCATCCTTTCCCTTACCGGGGGCGGACCGGGCGGCACGACGTACAGCGTCGCCTACGACATCTACCGCGATACCTTTACGAACAATCTGTACGGCTACGGCACCGCCAAGGCGCTCATTCTGTTCGTCGCCGTCCTGATCATCACCGTCATCCAGCTCACCATCTTCAAGCGCAGGGAGGTTGAAGCCTAA
- a CDS encoding DUF3502 domain-containing protein produces MAINANAAHPAESVKFLNLLNTDPELRNLFNYGIEGVHYTLDANGQVLPKSSGDGGEQGGTVGYEGVQYTQGNWFILKTLGGEYPDPLDKWDQFRAANAGYVKSRLFGFTPDLAGMSVQLDNIRTVWEKYYPGLMTGSVDVDAVLPKFNAELRQAGLDAVRAEVQRQLDAWRARHS; encoded by the coding sequence ATGGCGATCAACGCCAACGCCGCGCATCCAGCGGAGAGCGTCAAGTTCCTGAATCTGCTCAACACGGACCCCGAGCTGCGCAATCTGTTCAATTACGGCATCGAGGGCGTGCACTACACGCTGGACGCCAACGGGCAGGTGCTGCCGAAATCATCGGGGGATGGCGGCGAGCAGGGCGGGACGGTCGGCTACGAGGGGGTGCAGTACACCCAGGGCAACTGGTTTATCCTCAAGACGCTTGGCGGGGAGTATCCGGATCCCTTGGACAAATGGGACCAATTCCGGGCGGCCAACGCCGGCTACGTCAAATCCAGGCTTTTCGGCTTCACGCCGGATCTGGCCGGCATGTCCGTCCAGCTCGACAATATCAGAACGGTGTGGGAAAAGTACTACCCGGGCCTGATGACCGGCAGCGTGGACGTGGATGCCGTGCTGCCCAAGTTCAACGCGGAGCTGAGACAGGCAGGGCTGGACGCGGTGCGGGCGGAAGTGCAAAGGCAGCTGGATGCCTGGCGCGCACGACATTCGTAG
- a CDS encoding choice-of-anchor A family protein, which produces MGRAKEWRDEMACGNLGIANDFNLFIFGDHTQSNVDAEGRVAVGGNATYVNYGVGDTLPVSTTRPDLIIQGNVNITNGTNFAGNTVIYPDSTVLTYTMTNNNGVPDQPLRGTPIDFASAERALTELSLNLSALTPNGTASNNFGQIVLAGTDRALNVFTFGGNNVDGNGLRLDTANGINLAIPAGATAVINVGDNDVGFGSYQIFINGVAANRGNVCPILWNFFQASVAFNQNIAIAGSVLAPNANWQARGFGNIDGTMVAASLANVGGSIEAHNVPFCGCLPVLPSATTTTTTTTTTTTTASTESPTTTTTASTTGLPTTTTTTAAPPTTTTTTTTTPVPPTTTTSVPPTTTTIVPPTTASTSTSAGGGSAIAPPATGPILKAVKTANVQTASLGDIIRFTLAVSNVGTAPGEAVLNDDLPQGLLFIPASVVINGVPARAQDLTESTLLGVILPGETVIVEFEAIVATYPASGNIVNRGSVIALTPGTAPPRCSLGEAAIDAPSGVPPIPNQMLPVVLVFKPGITPLPGQAGIAGPFVMPNGTVEFAESVTAPGITLAPIRGVTLGDPLGVASPIEQAAPIPVALPALKPGSSLIVFQRAFNNAFFVGQRITYSIFVINDGSLPVVSAILRDTLPPESQFIDGTVRVNDRLMIQEDPGRGIQIGPLSPAQGAVVRYDLLITGKPGSASVVNSSQVSATFLRADNGIESGRFASQPISNPLLPISLEPFFSFVKQASKANVTVWETYRYDFVIRNTSRTLVAENVTLFDTLASPLQFVSGSLRLDGIAQLDPQVGFDLGGLAPGATRRVSFEVRVMFHPNDNKIVNQAGMFFEFRFEGVCYRGGILSNESIVFVAEDEEE; this is translated from the coding sequence ATGGGAAGAGCGAAGGAGTGGAGGGATGAGATGGCTTGCGGCAATCTGGGAATCGCGAACGACTTTAACTTGTTTATTTTCGGCGATCACACGCAATCCAACGTCGACGCGGAGGGAAGAGTCGCCGTCGGCGGCAATGCGACGTACGTCAACTACGGCGTCGGCGATACGTTGCCGGTATCGACGACGAGGCCCGACCTGATCATACAGGGCAACGTAAATATTACGAACGGCACGAACTTTGCGGGGAACACGGTCATCTATCCTGACAGCACGGTATTGACGTATACGATGACCAACAACAACGGCGTGCCGGACCAGCCGCTGCGCGGGACGCCGATCGACTTCGCGTCGGCGGAGCGGGCGCTGACCGAGCTGTCGCTGAATCTGTCGGCGCTGACGCCGAACGGCACGGCGAGCAACAACTTCGGACAGATCGTCCTCGCGGGTACGGACCGGGCGCTGAACGTCTTCACGTTCGGCGGCAACAACGTAGACGGCAACGGCCTGCGCCTCGACACGGCGAACGGCATCAATCTGGCGATTCCGGCGGGAGCCACGGCCGTAATCAACGTCGGGGACAACGATGTGGGATTCGGCAGCTACCAGATTTTTATCAACGGCGTGGCTGCCAATCGGGGCAACGTCTGTCCCATCCTCTGGAATTTTTTTCAGGCATCTGTCGCCTTCAATCAAAATATCGCGATCGCGGGCTCCGTGCTGGCGCCGAACGCGAACTGGCAGGCGAGGGGGTTCGGCAACATCGACGGCACCATGGTGGCGGCCTCGCTTGCCAATGTCGGCGGCTCGATCGAAGCGCACAACGTTCCGTTCTGCGGCTGCCTGCCGGTCCTGCCGTCTGCGACGACGACCACCACGACGACAACGACAACGACGACCACCGCATCGACCGAGTCGCCTACCACAACGACGACCGCATCCACGACGGGGCTGCCGACGACAACCACGACGACGGCGGCTCCGCCGACTACGACGACCACGACCACGACCACGCCGGTTCCGCCGACCACGACGACATCCGTGCCGCCGACCACGACGACGATCGTGCCGCCGACGACGGCGAGCACCTCGACGAGTGCGGGCGGAGGCTCCGCGATCGCGCCGCCGGCGACGGGACCGATCCTCAAGGCCGTCAAGACGGCAAATGTCCAAACCGCGTCGCTGGGCGATATCATTCGCTTCACGCTTGCCGTGAGCAATGTGGGAACGGCGCCGGGCGAGGCGGTGCTGAACGACGATCTGCCGCAAGGATTGCTGTTCATCCCGGCCAGCGTCGTCATCAACGGCGTACCCGCAAGGGCGCAGGATCTGACGGAGTCGACGCTGCTCGGCGTTATTTTGCCCGGAGAGACGGTCATCGTCGAATTCGAAGCCATCGTGGCCACCTATCCGGCAAGCGGAAATATCGTGAACAGGGGCTCCGTCATCGCTTTGACGCCGGGAACCGCACCGCCGCGTTGCAGCCTGGGCGAGGCGGCGATCGACGCGCCGTCCGGGGTGCCGCCGATTCCGAATCAGATGCTCCCGGTCGTCCTCGTATTCAAGCCGGGGATTACGCCGCTGCCCGGTCAAGCGGGAATCGCGGGTCCGTTCGTAATGCCGAACGGGACGGTCGAATTCGCCGAGTCCGTGACCGCGCCGGGCATTACGCTGGCCCCCATTCGCGGCGTCACACTGGGAGACCCGCTGGGCGTGGCGTCGCCCATCGAGCAGGCGGCGCCGATCCCGGTCGCCTTGCCCGCCCTGAAGCCCGGTTCGAGCCTGATCGTGTTCCAGCGCGCGTTCAACAATGCCTTTTTCGTCGGTCAACGTATCACCTACAGCATCTTCGTAATCAACGACGGGAGTTTGCCGGTCGTCTCGGCCATATTGCGGGATACGCTGCCGCCCGAATCGCAATTTATCGACGGGACGGTACGCGTGAACGACCGGCTTATGATCCAGGAGGATCCGGGCAGGGGCATCCAGATCGGTCCGCTGTCGCCCGCCCAAGGCGCGGTCGTGCGCTACGACCTGCTGATTACGGGCAAACCGGGCAGCGCGTCGGTCGTTAATTCAAGCCAAGTGTCCGCGACCTTCCTTCGGGCGGACAACGGGATCGAATCAGGCCGGTTCGCTTCGCAGCCGATCTCCAATCCGTTGCTGCCGATCAGCCTGGAACCGTTCTTCAGCTTCGTGAAGCAGGCGTCCAAGGCCAACGTTACGGTCTGGGAAACTTATCGTTACGATTTTGTCATTCGCAATACGTCGAGGACCCTGGTCGCGGAGAACGTCACGTTGTTCGATACGTTGGCTTCGCCGCTCCAGTTCGTCTCGGGCAGCCTCAGGCTGGACGGCATCGCCCAGCTCGATCCGCAGGTAGGCTTCGACCTCGGCGGGCTGGCGCCCGGCGCGACGCGTCGCGTCTCGTTCGAAGTGCGCGTCATGTTCCACCCGAACGACAACAAAATCGTGAACCAGGCGGGTATGTTCTTCGAGTTCCGCTTCGAGGGAGTCTGCTATCGCGGGGGCATTCTGTCCAACGAATCCATCGTTTTCGTAGCGGAGGATGAGGAGGAGTAG
- a CDS encoding response regulator transcription factor, producing the protein MYKLLLVDDEPQILEGVKRTLDWEKLGFARIETSETYEGAIAKAVDFGPDLAIFDVCIGKERGYNAIRKLKEIRLPATYIMMSGYEEFEYAMQAIHCGAKDYLLKPIERAKLQALVQRIIVEDLNGTLAGAEPDERDEDPILGVRYDSLSKLTNRILQMVKAEYGQNLNLKTVAERFRMNGTYLGQLFLKETQMKFSEYLMAYRMFRARERIQTTDEKIATIAQSVGYANLNYFYTHFSAYFHKSPSDLRRKD; encoded by the coding sequence ATGTATAAGCTTCTGCTCGTGGACGACGAGCCGCAGATTCTGGAGGGCGTCAAGCGAACGCTGGATTGGGAGAAGCTCGGCTTCGCGAGGATCGAGACCAGCGAGACGTACGAGGGCGCGATCGCCAAAGCCGTCGACTTCGGGCCGGACCTGGCCATCTTCGACGTCTGCATCGGCAAGGAGCGCGGATATAACGCCATCCGCAAGCTGAAAGAAATACGGCTTCCGGCTACCTATATTATGATGAGCGGCTACGAGGAATTCGAATACGCCATGCAGGCGATTCATTGCGGGGCCAAGGACTATCTGCTCAAGCCGATCGAGCGGGCCAAGCTGCAAGCGCTGGTACAGCGGATTATCGTCGAAGATCTGAACGGTACGCTGGCGGGGGCGGAACCGGACGAACGCGACGAGGACCCCATACTCGGCGTGCGATACGACAGCCTGTCCAAGCTGACGAACCGCATTCTGCAGATGGTCAAGGCGGAATACGGCCAAAATCTCAACCTCAAAACGGTGGCCGAACGCTTTCGCATGAACGGAACCTATCTCGGACAACTCTTTTTGAAAGAGACGCAGATGAAATTTTCGGAGTACCTCATGGCTTACCGGATGTTCCGGGCGCGCGAACGCATCCAGACGACGGACGAGAAAATAGCGACGATCGCCCAGTCCGTCGGCTACGCCAACCTGAACTACTTTTATACGCATTTTAGCGCGTACTTTCACAAATCGCCTTCGGACCTGCGGAGAAAGGATTAG
- a CDS encoding carbohydrate ABC transporter permease, producing MSSTNKAARWVGEVVMVLLSLVFLYPLFLAIFNSFKSFQEVMSDVIALPKHWTFDNYTYVWNFINYPRLFLNNTIITVLGLAGIVLVSSIAAYKLARTKSRLSGIVYFICIMPMLIPFQSIMLTVLKTARFLHLSDSTWGLGLLYWGFGAPLAVFIYHGFVKGIPKELDESAMIDGASGFGLFFRIIFPLLKSVTATIVIIDVMWIWNDFLLPLLMVNGSPTTKTLTLAAYTFVGQYTSDWQYAMTAMVMAVLPSIVVFMFLQKYIVKGVVAGAVKG from the coding sequence ATGTCCTCTACGAACAAAGCCGCACGCTGGGTCGGCGAGGTCGTCATGGTGCTGCTTTCCCTCGTGTTCCTGTACCCGCTCTTCCTGGCGATCTTCAACTCGTTCAAGAGCTTCCAGGAGGTCATGTCCGACGTCATCGCGCTGCCGAAGCACTGGACGTTCGACAACTACACTTACGTGTGGAACTTCATCAACTACCCGCGCTTGTTCCTGAACAACACGATCATCACCGTGCTGGGGCTTGCGGGCATCGTCCTCGTCTCTTCGATCGCCGCCTACAAGCTGGCGCGCACAAAGTCGAGACTGAGCGGCATCGTCTACTTCATCTGCATCATGCCGATGCTTATCCCGTTCCAGTCGATCATGCTCACCGTGCTCAAGACCGCGCGGTTCCTGCATCTGTCCGACAGCACCTGGGGGCTCGGCCTGCTGTACTGGGGCTTCGGCGCTCCGCTGGCCGTCTTCATCTACCACGGGTTCGTCAAAGGCATACCGAAGGAGCTCGACGAGAGCGCGATGATCGACGGGGCTTCCGGCTTCGGGCTGTTCTTCCGGATCATCTTCCCGCTGCTCAAGTCCGTCACGGCGACGATCGTCATCATCGACGTCATGTGGATCTGGAACGACTTCCTGCTCCCGCTCCTCATGGTCAACGGCTCGCCGACGACCAAGACGCTGACGCTCGCGGCCTACACGTTCGTCGGCCAGTACACGTCGGACTGGCAGTACGCGATGACCGCCATGGTGATGGCCGTCCTGCCGTCGATCGTCGTGTTCATGTTCCTGCAAAAGTACATCGTCAAGGGCGTCGTCGCCGGGGCGGTGAAGGGTTAA